DNA from Palaemon carinicauda isolate YSFRI2023 chromosome 23, ASM3689809v2, whole genome shotgun sequence:
AATACTTGTTAAGAATATACAGCAAAAGCAATAGTAATCTGCTTTACCTtttatgtaaaaatttttttttttttttacttcctactTTGACCCAGATTCACCAAATCAGTACAACCTTTTTTCTTGTCCTTTCATTAGACCGTTCATGTCcactattttattcttattttcaaagatttgggatttgcctttttttttttttactctaaaaaaCATTATTCAATGACATGAAGTAGAAGAAGattattttattccctttttttcttttttttttactttaaaaaacatTATTCAATGACATGAAGTAGAAGAAGATTATtttattcccccttttttttagaATTGATCAAATCATGATTTAAAATCCTCAATCAAATGAAATTCCTCGTATCAGTAAAAGGAAGAATAATGATTTCTTGAATAATTGTATGTTTAGAATTTAAGTTCCTCATTCttaatataataaagagagagagagagagagagagagagagagagagagagagagagagagagagagagagagagagagaagttttttccAAGCTCCTTTTCTGGAAGgagcttaaaaagaaaaaaaaatgaacctgTGATACAAGAGCTGAGAATTGGTATTTTGAAGTATAGGATTGGCTTCATGAAGGCTCAGGGAATAGAATAGGATTGGTTACTATGAGGAAGAACGTTTCCCCTAATTGGAAGTATAAAGCAATAACTACGGGCAATAGCGTGTTGACGAGTGGCCATCGAAAAAGACACCCTTTTGAATGCCATCATATTAGATATGCCCAATAAACCAAGTATATTACATCAGAAAAGGTGCACATTATCTTCAATTTCGAGAACGAGATCGTGTCGAATACAGTATAATAATCAGTAATTGTacttaaatcatatataaaatgttatcGTTGCATGATACTGGACAACATTCTATGCGAGTAATACATAGAGGTAGGAAGTGAATCTGCAAAATACgaaaatatcataaaaaggaaAGAGTGCAAGCATTTATAACTTGGATCTCAGAAATGTAATATCAAAGTAAGGTGAAAATATCGAATGTAATATCTCCTTCAAACTAAGTTCGTCGTCCAGGAGAAGTCAGTCACTGAATATCCCTTCCGAGATTAAATTGTGCCTGGAAAGTGATCCTGACAGGAGCCCagagatttcaaaacaagtttgtGTTCTTTTTTACAGAGAACAGATCATTAGGttttaaataaaggtaaaaatggCTGCAAATGTGATTAGGTTGGACATATTTAGAAAAGTATCTCTTTCTATATATCAAATCtacttaacgttgttactgatcttgaaatatttcatatgtttttaTTCTTGACTTCTCTGAAATAGTTTAAttatatccttatttattttcttcactgcGCTACTTACCTTGtcaaagcccttgggcttgtatcatcctggttttccaactactgttgtatcctagcaagtaataataataataataataataataataataataaaaataataaaaataataaaaataataataataataataataataataataataaaaataataataataagatattagtTAAGATTAATATGGGATAAACTATATTGTTCTATAATCCGGTAGATGTTTGCAGTCTAAAggattcttctattttattcaaggaTTATCTGAAATGTTTAAAACTGAATATTATCAATCTGATTTTAAGGTCAAAGTTTTTTCCTCAATGATTGTCGTATCTTGAAAGAAATCTGAATTGCCTGTGATCACAGCGAGAGTTCTGTTATGTTTATAATGCAAAGCAACATCTCTACAGTTCCTAATTACGAATCTTTATCAGCAAAAATACAACCTAAAAGATTCTATTGATGGTTAGCGGAGTGCTATTTCAGCCTCGTTTTAAATTTTGGTTCTTGTAGGAGCATCGATAATTCTCAAATGCGGAGTGCTACCGTAGCGGTAGTATCCATAATAACTATAGTaagtttataattatgtatatatatatatatatatatatatatatatatatatatatatatatatatatatatatatatatatatatatatatatatatatggatatatacacacacatgcacacacaaacacacacacacacacacacacatatatatatatatatatatatatatatatatatatatatatatatatatatatatatatatatatatatatatatatatatataccgtatatatgtatatatatatatatatatatatatatatatatatatatatatatatatatatatacatatatacggtatatatatatatatatatatatatatatatatatatatacagacatatatatatatatatatatataaatatatatatatatatgtatatatacacacacgtatttatatacataaatatatatatatatatatatatatatatatatatatatatatatatatatatatatatatatatatatatacatatatatatatacatatataggtatatattatggaaaaacttttttacttgaaatcatgcaatgatatacaaattaatggtgacagggtaaattaaagaaatcgtttaatttatatttaattacaacagtcaaaatgaaatagaaaatttataactgagtaaaataaaatttaatccctttgcttgagagaatccttgtcctttgtgcactgtaacccttccaaaccgtgctatattcttggagagatgaccttacgccagacaccactccagcacaacatggtcaccactgaatttttccataacctgacaatacaatgaaatatctataatagaggtcatggccatctatggtttagactaaggcgtaagccttaaatgtttttacttaaatgtaaatatataaaatgtaataaattagatagTAAAGAtcgtaatattcttagtatttagctaagttttaggctagcctgatacaaatttaaagttatttactaggttaaaggcctagcttaaaatttagtataagttttttccagtgcttagtctacttagccaacatataagcaagctcaatagcccagtctaaagtttttagaagttttttaacgttaatataaAAGAACCGAGTTACTCGTTAGCTTAACCTCTGATACTTAAACCTCGTTGAGTTTTACAAAAgttcacaagaaaataacacttataacaattatcaagttccttctaaatatcacgaactatcaggtaatattttataggacgtgcaagttaggttaatgaaccgacaaagttcatatataagcaatttgaaaatcgactgaaacacgcgtaaatgtaactcgattcttacctccaaactgctaaaaacccgtctcctttctctccccaaatccttcggtagttttgttgaatttcgccttcatcgtcaatagtagctgtcctcggcaaacttcttaatagtaaatcttcatattaattataccattaaactctgtcatccatgaagactataagcagatcggctgatacacaaaaaacatgtaggagtgttcaacaacaggtcctgtcgttctggtcttcgagtcacaactgctattctgcgttttggcagttatatcgtcacctcttcttcgagacattatatggtcgcctctgctaaactttgttatttcgtttatagctttgggtttgaaaaggttaatcaagaaaacatttatcatgaatcagccaaattaactttatgaacatgaactttagccacaataaagtaataatagtaaatctaaatagctaattacaacttggtgattacgattcatgagaagtagaaggaactcaaaacataaactcctaaatcacatgcttaacaagaaacaaaacattttaaaaggtatccgggagtttatgtaaataaaagaaaaataacacactgtcaagtaaacaataaatgtgaaatatatctttgatatattttgtatactccCAGCAACAATTTGATTAAAGTTTACTAAGTTTAATCAAAGAAACCATTTGTTCACCCTTTACTCACTCCCAGCAACAATTTCATTACACACTCTTTATAGCCCATGTGTATCTTACCCCCAAAGAATATGGTAATATACATAACCATGTAAGCCTATTATACTAGGCCCTCTTGAACCAAGAGTTCTGTGTTTCTCATAGATTCAAGTGCAGCGGCCCGTTTActtctctctctgacttttaattGATCAATAGGTAATTCAGTTTCAACTTCAACAACAGTATGAAATCCTTCTTTAGGAAGAAGCAAAATGAGTGAATCTGTTGTCCTGTACACAACTTCACGAGACTTACCCTTAAGCACACGAGCTGCTTTTACTTCCCCTAGGTGATTTACTTCTGTCTTCTTTACTATACCAAGTGGATAAGTACTTGGTTTGCTTGCGTcctcttttaacagaacaatatctcCAACAGCCAAGGTTTTATGATTGACAGGTCTGTAACGATCCCTTTTATCTACTGCTTGATTAATGAGAGTTGCAAGAAATTCTGAATGATATGCCTCAACTAGTCTGTTTCTACCTTGTCTAAGTTTATAGTAATTATCCTTAACATCATCAATAGCACTACTACCAGGCTCCCAATTGGTGTCATCTGAAGAAGAATTCTGCAACTCGGgaataatgttcactgataccAGATCATAGCCTTTAAGTAAACACTCAGGAGTTATTGCTTTTTCTACATTATCAATACAAGCATCTCTCAGACTATCCTTAAAAGCAATtggtcttttgttaataagatggacagtttgacaaataaggaagtaaaaatctTGATAATCAAGCACAGTGTTCTTAATAGAACTAAGAATTAGCTTTTTCACCATTTTTACACAGCTTTCAACTAGCGAACCCAAAGAACTATTACCTTTGGCATAATGCTCGAACTTCAGGGGCTTAATGTCATTTTCTTCAAAGAAGGCATGCGTTTCAAAATCGTTGAGAAAGGTTCCAATGATTCTACTACCAGCAGTTAGCTGGGATCCCAAATCAGATATGCAAAATTCCGGGATGCCAAACTCATATATGTGTAGTTGGAAGGCCTTGAGAAAGTCTCCAgtatcagcagataaacatatcttCAAGTTGATGGCACGACTCCACAAACATGTCACGCATAATAACCAAATCTTCTTCCTTTCACCATTCCATATTACTGTATAAGGACCGatgtaatctatgaaaatatacctGTATGGAATAGGTGGTGGATTGCTCCGAAAATCCCTATAGGCACTCTGATTTGCTTTGATTGGTCTCTCATTAAGCCTTCTACAAGTTATACATTCTCTAAGTACCTTCTTTACTGTGGAATAAAAGTGGATTATCCAAAATTGCTTACGTAACTGAGCCAAGATCGAATACACACCAGCGTGTCCTAGACTAACATGCATATCACGAATAAGCAATTTAGTTAGCAAACTATGCTTAGGTAACAGCACAGGAAAGAAAATCTGTTCGTTTCTTCCGAATTTACTCCGGATTCTTAGCAAAGTGTCTTTGCTCTGGAAAATATTCATTTGAGTTACCAAATTGGgaatgtttctttttaatgtatgacttttcttgaagaattcacaaacttctgggaagttattttcctgttctttaCCTATTATCTGCCTACATGCTAAAGCATAAAGATTTTTCTCCTTGACACAATTTCCCCAATGAACGTCGATtcctttatttgttagtttttctctGATGTTTTTGATGAATTTCAATACCATCTTATGAACAGTTGCTAGCTTATGGAAACTGGAAAACTTAGTCAGGGGTATCAAGTGTTCAATGCTATTGATgtctttcttgttattttctttactttcagaaTCTGTTGAGACAGTGATTAAGGAAGTATCTTCCCTTTCAAGGCCGGGTACTTCATCTCTCTTTTCAAGGGGGTTTGGCACCTTGAAACTAAACTGAACCTCATCTTTATGAAGTTTCTTAAGAAACTCGGGTCCACCATGATACGCAGTCTTCTGAAGTCTCCTGTATGAGACACATCTACTAATATAATCTGCAGGATTATCATATGCATtcacaaatgaaaatgttattgggaAAACTTGGCACAAGTCACCTATCGCTTTCaacctattttgaataaaaactcctttcttctgcaatttatcatacttatatgtataagagTAAAGCCAATTAAGAGCAACCATACTGTCTGAATATATCGCCATGCTCACAATTTTGATTGGAGTAACGACTGATTGACCAGCAAGTTCTTGAAATAAACTGATTAGTGTCTCTGTGGCTAGTCCCAAAGCTTGAAATTCAATTACAGGAATGGTTTTCTTCTCTAACTGTTTGTTAACGACCCTGCTCTTGGCGGTCAAAAAATTTGTATTACCATTGAAGACATTTACAATATACACCACAGTTCCATAAAtatccttacttgcatctgaaaatgctACTAGTTTATAAGTACCATCTCTCCTACCCAGGAATCTAGGAATTACTACTTTAGGAGTAGAATTCACCTGTTTTCCAATAAGTGTCCATTCCCTTTTTAATGTTTCTGAAAGAGGGCTATCCCATGTGATAGTCTTgtcttcttgaagctttttaagaaaCAGCCTGGCCCTGTTCAAGATTGGtccatagatattaaatatatcatagatACTATTCAATGTTGACAAAATTGACCTCTTTGTGCTAGCTTGCGTATCGAGGAAAATCTTACCAGGGCCTAGTGTGTCTGCTTCCCTATCCCAAACCATGCCGAGCAACTTTACCTCTTTGGGCGTTTCACTATCATAATCTCGGTCAATTATTTCTTGCAGTTCTGCATCGTTTGTTACGAATTGTTGCAATTCAAATTTGTATGGTCCAAAGATATTAGGGAGACAGTAGTACGCTTCATATAAAGCCTTGGCAGAGTTACACGAATATGACCCATTGTCCATGTAAATGGTATTATACAGCGATTTCTTTAAGTTAACCATTTCCTCGTTGTCACTCTCAACATCCAATATCAAGATTTTGAACAAAGCTAGCATGAGATGACAAGGGCTAGGCCTTAGGCCAAAACTTAAACGCTTGTTCCTATAGCCCACAACAGTAAAGTCACCCTTAAGAATATTTCgataccataaaaacaacaatctaTTCTGATCCTCTTCCTTGAGTCCTATCATCAAAAATGCCTTTTTCAAGTCAAAACAAATCATATGGGTGTCAAATCTCTGCATAATCAGAGAAGTTGCAATTTTGTGATTCAGACAAGGACCTGGAAGCATACACTGATTGTGACTATAAGTGCTCTTCGCAGATTTGTTTTTCTCACATAAGTTAGACAGAAACACGACTCGACACTTGGTCGTGTCTCTGGCCATTTTGAACACAGGCATATGAGGCAAGAAACTAGCTTCTGGatgttcatttataaaagaattaatatcttcaattttctCTATGATTCCCAGATTTTGTTGCTCTTTAAATACATCATTAACCATCTTTAAATGCTCAGGTTTATTCTTCATACGTGTTAAGTTAGACTTCAGTATCATCCGGGATAAATTGAAGTTCTTCCCTAACAAATGGGATATCTTGTTGTTCCACATCAGTGGCATTACTAGTCTACCTTCTTCATCTCGTTCTGTACTATCAAGAACATACTTTACTAGCTTTTTATTGGTTTCTGTGTCATCTTCAGATAGctgggatttttcatagtccagataTTCGATGCATTGCTTTTCAAGCATTTCTTCCGTAGCTTTAATCAATTCAGACTGCTTTAGCTTACCCTTTTTGTTAAAAATAGCATAGGTTGAATTAGTGTTGGCTTCTTGAACTTTGATACTCGCCGGTGATCTGTTGGAAATCAAGTCAACATCGTCATCTCGAAGTTCAGACTGAGAGACTGCCAAAAAGCTATGTCTATCGAGGAATTGTAATTGTCTATTAGTCTGGGCAGCTTCCCCTTCCATACAAAGTGTGTCTCCTTGAGTGCAAACCGCAGTATGTGAACTATTTCCAATATTAATGTTAGGTAAATAAACCAAGTTTTTCATCATTCTGTTAATATTACCTGTGAGCATGACACCAACTGGAGTGTCAAGATACACAGAGGGATTGCTTAATCCAAATTTGTGTGTAGTTAGCGACAGCAAAAAGTCAGCATCATTTCCCAAGATAAGACCAATGTTACCAATAGTGTCCACACTACCACTAAGAAACTTATCTGCTAAAATGTAATGTCtatcttgaaattctttaacaatgacATTTAAGCCCTCCAGTTTCAACTCTATATCAATACTGGGTACAACAACTGCTTCGATGGAATGCCATTCCCTACCTAACTTGAGAGGTACATTAACAATATCGGTTACAAGATCCCTAGTAGAATTAAAACCATGAATAGTCATATAGACGTTTTTTGCTAGGACAGGGAACTTCATATGGTTTACATgcttattacaaataaaatttctcTGGCTACCACAATCTCGTAAAACTCGAACCACATTATTTTCTTCAGCCACAGAACATGTAAAAGTTGGTAAAATTGCAGCACCACCAGTAACATTTTGATGAATTTCAGCTAATGTGAGGCTATTTAAAGTATGCTTCGGTTCTAGCTTTTTCCCACTAGTATGCATAGAAGTTTCAGTGGATTCAGTATTACTAGAATCAGAAGCTTTAGTACTGGAACTATTAAGCCTCTCCTTAGCAACACACAGGTATGTAAAATGCCATCCACTGCAATTTCTACACCTTTGGGTAAACTTGAATTTACACTGACGAGTCACATGATTATGATAGCCACACCTAACACAAGCATTCAGCTCTTTAAGTTTCTCCACTTTCATTTTAGGATTCGCAAAAACTGGGCAATTTACTAGCAAATGTGCGGTATCTTGCTTACCATCCTTTGTACATAGGATACATGACTTATATTTAGGGCTAACACTAACTTTGGTTGCGAGAGTTGTGCTTGATTCTATATTCTTAGTCCTAGTTTTCTCCTTTTGCTCAACATTTCTTTCATTCGTTCTGTTATACCTCTCAACAGCCTCAAATATGTTACTTTCAATTTCACTTAATGAGGGTTTGCTTTCATTTGTTATCTGAATTAGTAAAGATTGAAAGCGATCATTAAGACCATGCCATATGAAGTACTGGAGAACATCGTCAACTTTGACGTCAAGCTTTTTGAATGCATTCATAATAGTTTTCATCGAGGCTACAAAGGCATATGGATCACCTGATAAAGTTAACTTCAATTCTACAAGTTTCTTAATTGCatcatatttttgtgttaatggaattgcaaatgcttgcaataataatttctttgcctcgtcatatgactggttatcaatatcaagagaatccacaagtgcctttggagactttgacaactgatttcgtagatacataaactttaagtgatttgaccaattttgtttgtccgtcaatttttcaaattcataaaagaaCTTAACTAAACACTGACCCTTGGTGTTGTCATATTCAGGTAAAGGAACTTGAGGCATCCTTAACTCATTCTTAAGGTTAACTACCGGGGTAGGCGTGGTTACAGTTTCTAAACTAGAAGCCTGTTGCCTTTGTAAACTTAAAGCCGACATTATCTTTTTCTGGTAGTCTTCATCTGTGAAAATCTTTTGTTCAATGGAGCTTTCGTCTTCCTTATCTATGACATAGTTCAATATTTCCTGGTCTAACCCTAACAGTTCTTTTTCTAACTGTTCAAGTCTGTGAATATACAAAAGTCTATCTTGTTCAGACAATCCTTCGAGATTAGATTGAACTGTATTATATATCTTTGTTACTCTTTGCCGAGCGTAAGAACGCCGTTTCTTCAATATATCCTCAGACAtgttaataattctacaaagttAATCTAATACCAAACCTAGATAAACACAAATAT
Protein-coding regions in this window:
- the LOC137617439 gene encoding uncharacterized protein, which gives rise to MATVTGFVQSLTSLSFVLLEQLEKELLGLDQEILNYVIDKEDESSIEQKIFTDEDYQKKIMSALSLQRQQASSLETVTTPTPVVNLKNELRMPQVPLPEYDNTKASMKTIMNAFKKLDVKVDDVLQYFIWHGLNDRFQSLLIQITNESKPSLSEIESNIFEAVERYNRTNERNVEQKEKTRTKNIESSTTLATKVSVSPKYKSCILCTKDGKQDTAHLLVNCPVFANPKMKVEKLKELNACVRCGYHNHVTRQCKFKFTQRCRNCSGWHFTYLCVAKERLNSSSTKASDSSNTESTETSMHTSGKKLEPKHTLNSLTLAEIHQNVTGGAAILPTFTCSVAEENNVVRVLRDCGSQRNFICNKHVNHMKFPVLAKNVYMTIHGFNSTRDLVTDIVNVPLKLGREWHSIEAVVVPSIDIELKLEGLNVIVKEFQDRHYILADKFLSGSVDTIGNIGLILGNDADFLLSLTTHKFGLSNPSVYLDTPVGVMLTGNINRMMKNLVYLPNINIGNSSHTAVCTQGDTLCMEGEAAQTNRQLQFLDRHSFLAVSQSELRDDDVDLISNRSPASIKVQEANTNSTYAIFNKKGKLKQSELIKATEEMLEKQCIEYLDYEKSQLSEDDTETNKKLVKYVLDSTERDEEGRLVMPLMWNNKISHLLGKNFNLSRMILKSNLTRMKNKPEHLKMVNDVFKEQQNLGIIEKIEDINSFINEHPEASFLPHMPVFKMARDTTKCRVVFLSNLCIFDDRTQGRGSE
- the LOC137617438 gene encoding uncharacterized protein; its protein translation is MVNLKKSLYNTIYMDNGSYSCNSAKALYEAYYCLPNIFGPYKFELQQFVTNDAELQEIIDRDYDSETPKEVKLLGMVWDREADTLGPGKIFLDTQASTKRSILSTLNSIYDIFNIYGPILNRARLFLKKLQEDKTITWDSPLSETLKREWTLIGKQVNSTPKVVIPRFLGRRDGTYKLVAFSDASKDIYGTVVYIVNVFNGNTNFLTAKSRVVNKQLEKKTIPVIEFQALGLATETLISLFQELAGQSVVTPIKIVSMAIYSDSMVALNWLYSYTYKYDKLQKKGVFIQNRLKAIGDLCQVFPITFSFVNAYDNPADYISRCVSYRRLQKTAYHGGPEFLKKLHKDEVQFSFKVPNPLEKRDEVPGLEREDTSLITVSTDSESKENNKKDINSIEHLIPLTKFSSFHKLATVHKMVLKFIKNIREKLTNKGIDVHWGNCVKEKNLYALACRQIIGKEQENNFPEVCEFFKKSHTLKRNIPNLVTQMNIFQSKDTLLRIRSKFGRNEQIFFPVLLPKHSLLTKLLIRDMHVSLGHAGVYSILAQLRKQFWIIHFYSTVKKVLRECITCRRLNERPIKANQSAYRDFRSNPPPIPYRYIFIDYIGPYTVIWNGERKKIWLLCVTCLWSRAINLKICLSADTGDFLKAFQLHIYEFGIPEFCISDLGSQLTAGSRIIGTFLNDFETHAFFEENDIKPLKFEHYAKGNSSLGSLVESCVKMVKKLILSSIKNTVLDYQDFYFLICQTVHLINKRPIAFKDSLRDACIDNVEKAITPECLLKGYDLVSVNIIPELQNSSSDDTNWEPGSSAIDDVKDNYYKLRQGRNRLVEAYHSEFLATLINQAVDKRDRYRPVNHKTLAVGDIVLLKEDASKPSTYPLGIVKKTEVNHLGEVKAARVLKGKSREVVYRTTDSLILLLPKEGFHTVVEVETELPIDQLKVRERSKRAAALESMRNTELLVQEGLV